TGAGATCAGCCCGGATCTTTTCCAGATCGGGATCGGATCTCGCGAAGATCGCAAGCAGGGCCATTCCCACCTCGCTGAAGAAGGCGCCGATGACCATGTTGATCTTCTGATGCCGCACCCGGGCCTCACGCCTGTTGAGGAACACCTCGGTCGATTCGGCGATGATCCCCAGAAAGGTCCCCACACCCATGATGATCAGGAACACGGCCAGTGCCTTGCCCCCGGCGGTGGCCGGATGGATATCGCCGTAGCCGACCGTGGAGACGGTCACAATGCTGAAATAGAGGGCATCGGAGAAAGAGGTGTTCTCAAAGGTCATGAATCCCAAGGTTCCCAGGACCATGACGATGATGAAAATAACGAGAAAGATGCGAAGACGGATCTGTGCCCTGTTCATGGGTATGCTCCTCTTCCTGATCGTGAAAAAAGCAACACTTGATAATGGACCATTATCTGTATCCTTATTTTATTGTAAGGGAATCTTTACGAAATGATCATACTGTCCATCATTTAAGAATCCCTATCGTCACTCTTGGTTGCCTCGGAAGCCAAGCTCCCTTTCCTTTTTCATTCCGGAATTTGAGGCTCCTCCTTTGTCATTCCAGAATCATCGTCTGCCCCCCTGTCATTCCGAAATCTGCGATCCCCCCTCATTGTCATTTCGGAATCCGCGTTACCCTTACAATTTGTCATTCCGGAATCCGCGTCAGCGGATATCCGGAATCCATATGCACATAAAACTAAAGGCACACCCGATATTCTTCTTTTCCAATGTATATCACCCGGCTGAAAAAAGTTCATTATCATAGAAGATCATAATACAGGTCCCCCCATGCCGGATTTTCCTTTTCAATAAGACTTACTTTCCACGCACGCCTCCATTTTTTCAACTGTTTTTCCCTGGTAATAGCAGCTGTTACGTCTTCATGGATTTCATAATAAACAAGTACATTAACATTGTATTTCGCCGTGAAACCATCCACCAAACAATTTTTATGTTCATACACCCGTTTGATGATATCGGATGTAACTCCAATATATAGAGTTCCATTCCTTTTGCTT
The sequence above is a segment of the Deltaproteobacteria bacterium genome. Coding sequences within it:
- a CDS encoding GIY-YIG nuclease family protein, producing MKQYYVYILASKRNGTLYIGVTSDIIKRVYEHKNCLVDGFTAKYNVNVLVYYEIHEDVTAAITREKQLKKWRRAWKVSLIEKENPAWGDLYYDLL